One Halomonas sp. THAF5a genomic region harbors:
- a CDS encoding heparinase II/III family protein, which yields MTKDDSCNFVSDNKAISGRCKKLFPYVIGGDFEKIIKDGWAPRNGMDNISLMPPIRWHHSDDNACFNLHAWRFMSASWAFYIKNPTEETALQVLHFNIKIMMDWHENHKIYDAKFAWYDMGVAFRAFHLAFLNYLINSYGFKIDNKCIELIELLVKSHVSWLSNEDNITDGNHALYEIIALRILEYSTCSSENLDFCYRKFRELLKTSFDSNSVNTENSPFYHQYNLDILDRVDLDILPDVKDEVAEIKEKGSEVSKWLTAPSKEFYRIGDTEGDGALLRAEDLRADQQVEFGGRFYVFNDLGESGYQIVRSHPDCDTHKAFSFVFRGGPKKNTHRHSDGLSFVCFYDAVELFSDPGKFTFNYNEDKVWVISDVSHNTVGMHDLPLKPNHIPLGSVRLDSLQLNSDGFIFSGTEDKPGPFHHIRTVALNPGVGFSITDKVVNRGRSETEVRFIIGSDVFFNKVNDGEFNIHLESDLSVIATMRFSPCPINSIIITKSEEKSFVSKKYQEKTYVDQLLLMYPCGTLSVDTNVDFADGERSSGSFKHLNDFLSISSSLVGRRLRVFLDASPEFDELFSEYAFYVYVGGERKIVEWYQDSRVFAITMDAEDLSEDIKVRGFVRDKRAPGLRKSSEIIRPLIGFC from the coding sequence ATGACGAAGGACGATAGCTGTAACTTTGTTTCAGACAACAAAGCAATCAGTGGACGCTGCAAGAAACTTTTCCCTTACGTTATTGGTGGTGATTTTGAAAAAATAATAAAAGATGGTTGGGCTCCGAGGAATGGGATGGATAATATCAGCCTTATGCCGCCAATAAGATGGCACCATTCTGATGATAATGCTTGTTTTAACCTTCATGCTTGGAGGTTTATGTCTGCTTCTTGGGCTTTCTACATTAAAAACCCTACCGAAGAAACGGCGCTTCAAGTGTTGCACTTTAATATTAAAATAATGATGGATTGGCACGAAAATCATAAAATCTATGATGCCAAGTTTGCTTGGTATGATATGGGGGTCGCTTTTAGAGCTTTCCACTTGGCGTTCCTTAACTACCTTATTAATTCTTATGGCTTTAAGATTGATAATAAGTGCATTGAGTTGATTGAGCTTTTGGTTAAGAGTCATGTTTCCTGGCTCTCGAATGAAGATAACATTACAGACGGGAATCATGCTCTTTATGAGATAATCGCCTTACGCATCCTTGAGTATTCTACATGTTCTTCCGAGAACTTGGATTTCTGCTATCGAAAATTTAGAGAGCTTTTAAAAACATCATTTGACTCAAATTCTGTGAATACTGAGAATTCACCGTTCTACCATCAGTACAACCTTGATATCTTGGATAGAGTAGATCTCGATATCTTGCCTGATGTAAAAGATGAAGTGGCAGAAATAAAGGAGAAAGGGAGTGAGGTTAGCAAATGGTTGACAGCGCCTTCTAAAGAGTTCTATCGAATAGGTGATACAGAAGGAGATGGAGCTCTTTTACGTGCTGAGGATTTGAGAGCCGATCAACAGGTTGAGTTTGGAGGTCGTTTTTACGTCTTTAATGACTTGGGAGAGTCTGGTTATCAGATTGTACGAAGCCATCCTGATTGCGATACACATAAAGCTTTTTCCTTTGTCTTTCGAGGCGGTCCAAAGAAAAACACACACCGCCATTCAGATGGACTATCGTTTGTATGCTTCTATGATGCGGTAGAGCTTTTTTCGGATCCTGGAAAGTTCACATTTAACTATAATGAAGACAAGGTCTGGGTTATCTCCGATGTTTCACATAATACGGTGGGTATGCATGATTTACCCTTGAAGCCAAATCACATCCCATTAGGCAGCGTCCGCCTGGATAGTTTGCAATTGAACTCGGATGGTTTTATTTTCTCCGGGACTGAAGATAAGCCAGGACCTTTTCATCATATTAGGACTGTAGCACTTAATCCTGGGGTAGGGTTCAGCATTACAGATAAAGTGGTAAATAGAGGAAGGTCTGAAACTGAGGTTAGGTTCATAATAGGTAGTGATGTTTTTTTTAATAAAGTCAATGATGGCGAGTTTAATATTCACTTGGAGAGTGATCTTTCTGTTATTGCCACGATGAGGTTTTCTCCCTGCCCAATAAATAGCATTATAATTACTAAGAGCGAAGAAAAGTCTTTTGTTAGCAAAAAATATCAAGAAAAAACTTATGTCGACCAGCTGCTTTTAATGTACCCCTGTGGTACTCTGAGTGTTGACACTAACGTCGATTTTGCAGATGGAGAGAGGAGCTCTGGAAGTTTTAAGCACCTAAACGATTTTCTAAGTATATCTTCTTCTTTAGTAGGTAGAAGGTTAAGGGTTTTTCTTGATGCTTCGCCAGAGTTTGATGAATTATTTTCTGAGTATGCGTTTTACGTTTATGTTGGCGGAGAGAGAAAGATAGTTGAGTGGTATCAAGATTCTAGGGTCTTTGCTATTACCATGGATGCTGAGGATCTAAGCGAAGATATTAAGGTTCGCGGATTTGTGAGGGATAAAAGAGCCCCTGGCTTAAGGAAGTCATCAGAAATAATAAGACCGCTGATAGGGTTTTGTTAA
- a CDS encoding glycosyltransferase, whose product MMIAVSIIVPCFNAYSKIGRCLASLRSVDFPRDNYEVIFVDDKSTDGTYEMLRNECEKEKNWSVTQLQENSGSPSKPRNEGVKLADGEYVFYLDCDDEILPNTLENYYDHAKKTHACIVRGDLIADNGKKRTVMNKIAGWNPQLSIKERVEAIVSKQSTTITQLIKKKLLLENEIKWPEKIKMGEDTVFLVDVLVKAKNIEYLPHPTFVYNKMPAISLSTTQAYGKKELLDHLYVWKYAQNKLLSLGVDYSKIRLNIGLQAAIKSLIHNNKYDIDKDAFLEFKKTLRLFSHEIEHYNLSFRFKQIVNEVISGSYAEFTKLCRPRLLIAGHDFKFIQPAEAELCKYFSVKYDKWNGHDVHDEEESLKLLGWAEVIWCEWMLGNSVWYSKNKKSYQKLVVRMHRQELSTAYAEAIDFSNVDLVFSVSALFFERLLERFPNIPRSKARLVPNYIDAKKYDRDWHPDRLYTLGMIGILPSKKNFHAALEILKNLRLKDSRYKLFVYSKKPKELAWLARNKEEMDYFDQCESYIKENNLVDAVEFKGHCDLKKSLAENRVGFILSLSESVVELPGFESFHLAVADGFASGGVSLIKRWAGCEYIFPEEIIKNSLHDVENKVFELSNDEDAFKKMSKFGRDFLEGNYMTNEFASIVRSEVSQL is encoded by the coding sequence ATGATGATTGCTGTGTCGATAATTGTTCCATGCTTTAATGCTTACTCGAAAATAGGGCGCTGTCTAGCATCTTTACGCTCGGTTGACTTCCCAAGAGATAACTACGAAGTGATATTTGTGGATGATAAGTCCACCGATGGTACCTACGAAATGCTGAGGAATGAGTGTGAGAAAGAGAAGAACTGGTCTGTGACACAGCTACAAGAAAACAGTGGGTCGCCATCTAAGCCAAGAAATGAAGGGGTTAAGTTAGCTGACGGTGAGTATGTATTCTATCTTGACTGTGACGACGAAATTCTACCCAATACGTTAGAAAACTATTATGATCACGCGAAAAAAACCCATGCTTGCATAGTTCGAGGCGACTTGATTGCAGATAATGGAAAAAAAAGAACAGTGATGAATAAAATAGCTGGCTGGAACCCCCAGCTGTCTATTAAAGAGCGCGTTGAAGCTATAGTTTCCAAGCAAAGTACAACTATTACCCAGTTAATTAAGAAAAAATTGTTATTAGAAAATGAAATAAAATGGCCAGAAAAAATCAAGATGGGAGAGGATACTGTTTTCTTGGTAGATGTTTTAGTTAAAGCAAAAAATATAGAGTATCTTCCCCACCCTACATTTGTTTATAACAAGATGCCCGCTATTTCTTTGTCGACTACGCAGGCATATGGAAAAAAGGAGCTTCTGGACCATTTGTATGTCTGGAAGTATGCGCAAAACAAGCTGTTAAGCTTGGGAGTTGACTATTCTAAAATTCGCCTTAATATTGGATTGCAAGCAGCTATAAAGTCTCTAATCCATAATAACAAGTACGATATCGATAAGGATGCCTTTTTAGAGTTCAAAAAGACACTGAGGCTTTTTTCTCATGAGATAGAGCACTACAACCTTAGCTTTCGATTCAAACAAATTGTTAACGAGGTGATCTCAGGCAGCTATGCAGAGTTTACAAAGCTATGCCGACCACGATTACTAATTGCTGGGCATGACTTCAAGTTTATACAACCAGCCGAAGCTGAGCTTTGTAAATATTTTAGTGTCAAATATGATAAATGGAATGGCCATGATGTTCATGATGAAGAGGAAAGTCTGAAGCTACTGGGCTGGGCTGAAGTTATCTGGTGTGAATGGATGCTCGGAAATAGTGTTTGGTACTCAAAAAATAAAAAAAGCTACCAAAAATTGGTTGTAAGAATGCATCGTCAAGAACTTTCAACAGCTTATGCTGAAGCTATAGATTTTTCGAATGTAGATTTGGTCTTTTCTGTTTCGGCACTATTTTTTGAAAGGTTGCTTGAGAGATTCCCCAATATTCCTAGGTCTAAGGCTAGGCTTGTCCCGAACTATATTGATGCCAAGAAATATGATAGAGATTGGCACCCAGATCGTCTTTATACACTTGGAATGATTGGCATTTTACCGTCAAAGAAAAACTTTCATGCTGCATTAGAAATATTAAAAAATCTCAGGCTAAAAGACTCAAGGTACAAGCTTTTTGTGTATAGCAAAAAACCAAAAGAGCTGGCCTGGCTAGCCAGAAATAAAGAAGAAATGGACTACTTCGATCAATGCGAAAGTTATATAAAAGAGAATAATCTTGTTGATGCTGTTGAGTTTAAGGGGCATTGTGATTTGAAGAAATCTCTGGCCGAGAATCGAGTTGGCTTTATTTTATCGTTGAGTGAGTCGGTTGTAGAGTTGCCTGGGTTTGAAAGCTTTCATTTGGCTGTCGCAGATGGGTTTGCTTCTGGTGGAGTTAGCTTAATAAAGAGGTGGGCCGGTTGTGAGTATATATTCCCTGAGGAGATAATAAAAAATAGTTTGCATGATGTTGAGAATAAGGTTTTTGAGCTAAGTAATGACGAAGATGCATTTAAAAAAATGTCAAAATTTGGCAGAGATTTTTTGGAAGGCAATTATATGACAAATGAATTTGCGTCTATTGTAAGGTCCGAGGTTTCTCAGTTATGA